Proteins from a genomic interval of Anolis sagrei isolate rAnoSag1 chromosome 1, rAnoSag1.mat, whole genome shotgun sequence:
- the PTGR2 gene encoding prostaglandin reductase 2, which yields MIIQRVVLNSRPGINGVPVADNFRMEEATLPDNIAEGQVRVRTLYLSVDPYMRCRMNEESGAAYLQSWKLSEVADGGGIGSVEESKDVNFAVGDFVTSFNWPWQTKAILDGKQLEKIDPQLVDGHLSYFLGAAGLTGLTSLLGIREAGQVSPGANQTMVVSGAAGACGSIAGQIGFLEGCSKVVGICGTDEKCSILVSEMKFTAAINYKKENVAQRLHELCPAGVDVYFDNVGGDISDAVIGQMNPNSHIILCGQISQYNKNVPYPPPLPPAIEEIRKAKNITRERFLVLNYMDKYAASTMQLCQWIKEGKLKVKETVVEGLENIGVAFQSMMSGGNTGKQIVLVSK from the exons GCATCAATGGAGTGCCAGTTGCAGACAACTTCCGTATGGAGGAGGCCACCCTCCCAGATAATATTGCTGAAGGCCAAGTCAGAGTTCGTACACTTTATTTGTCTGTGGATCCTTATATG CGATGTCGCATGAACGAAGAATCTGGTGCCGCGTACCTCCAGTCCTGGAAGCTATCTGAAGTTGCTGATGGTGGAGGAATTGGGTCTgtggaggaaagtaaagacgtgaaTTTTGCTGTGGGAGACTTTGTAACTTCCTTCAACTGGCCCTGGCAAACGAAGGCCATTCTAGATGGAAAGCAGCTTGAAAAG ATTGATCCACAGCTTGTAGATGGACACCTTTCCTATTTTCTGGGTGCAGCAGGCTTGACTGGGCTGACATCTCTGCTTGGGATAAGAGAGGCAGGACAGGTGTCCCCTGGTGCTAATCAGACCATGGTGGTCAGTGGGGCTGCTGGAGCTTGTGGCTCAATCGCTGGGCAG ATAGGTTTCCTGGAGGGCTGTTCCAAAGTggttggtatttgtggcacagatGAGAAATGCAGCATTTTGGTCTCAGAAATGAAGTTCACTGCTGCTATCAACTATAAGAAAGAGAATGTGGCACAACGGCTGCATGAACTTTGTCCAGCTGGAGTGGATGTGTACTTTGACAATGTCGGTGGAGACATCAGTGATGCAGTTATCGGTCAA ATGAATCCTAATAgccatatcattttatgtggccagaTCTCCCAATATAATAAGAATGTGCCTTATCCCCCTCCTTTGCCTCCAGCAATAGAAGAGATAAGGAAAGCAAAGAATATCACAAG AGAGAGATTTTTAGTTTTGAACTATATGGACAAGTATGCAGCTAGTACTATGCAGCTATGTCAATGGATCAAAGAAGGGAAACTGAAG GTTAAAGAGACAGTGGTGGAAGGCTTGGAAAACATTGGAG TTGCTTTCCAGTCGATGATGTCAGGGGGGAACACTGGAAAACAGATCGTCCTTGTTTCAAAGTAA